One stretch of Eupeodes corollae chromosome 2, idEupCoro1.1, whole genome shotgun sequence DNA includes these proteins:
- the LOC129945437 gene encoding tetraspanin-9, which yields MGNSGYTCIRRTFCWMNIILWICSCAFLGAGLWLRLSYQGYATLLPDHEALSADSLFIAVGVCGFVVSFFGCCGSWFQSRCLLITYFVLIVFLFLSEFLIGSIAFLFRGGLSRTLANELRFGIERHYNATDRGGLAAPSVAAIWDTMQQSFECCGVTSYEDWYDVQAWSGKRWVPESCCRPNYEQRGMIIEGSGDGGPRVDCGKSENPLLWWDKACAHSLHAWLIERLHVVGTVALVIAFLQLFGLITSMLLFCTVKHKRESQTYKSYSPSIDPATRTSSWED from the exons ATATGCAGTTGCGCCTTCTTGGGTGCAGGTCTATGGTTAAGATTATCATATCAAGGCTATGCCACATTATTACCAGATCATGAAGCATTAAGTGCTGATTCACTGTTTATAGCAGTTGGAGTTTGTGGATTTGTTGTGTCGTTTTTTGGATGTTGTGGATCATGGTTCCAATCACGGTGTCTGCTTATAAca TACTTCGTtttgattgtgtttttattcCTAAGCGAGTTCCTAATCGGTTCAATTGCATTCCTATTCCGTGGTGGATTAAGTAGAACATTAGCTAATGAATTAAGATTTGGTATTGAAAGACATTATAATGCAACAGATAGAGGTGGATTGGCAGCACCGTCAGTTGCAGCGATATGGGATACAATGCAGCAGTCG tttgaatgtTGTGGAGTGACGTCATACGAAGACTGGTACGATGTCCAAGCATGGAGTGGCAAACGATGGGTACCCGAATCCTGTTGTCGACCCAACTACGAACAAAGAGGAATGATAATTGAAGGCTCCGGCGATGGTGGTCCAAGGGTTGATTGTGGGAa ATCTGAAAATCCATTGCTGTGGTGGGACAAAGCCTGTGCTCATTCTCTACACGCATGGCTTATTGAAAGACTGCATGTTGTTGGTACAGTTGCCTTGGTTATAGCATTTTTACAACTTTTCGGCTTAATAACATCAATGTTGCTCTTCTGTACGGTGAAACATAAACGAGAATCACAAACCTACAAATCGTATTCCCCATCAATTGATCCTGCGACAAGGACGAGTAGCTGGGAAGACTGA